In the Mycolicibacterium thermoresistibile genome, one interval contains:
- a CDS encoding lipase family protein: MVRGFAGSVCVLLIVSMGMSSPLARAEDPFTHEQKYTAFYTPPDPLPPGEPGDLIRTEPARLVLEPSGQLGAIMATGTRIMYRSTDSRGNPNVVTGMYFEPHNDWPHGGPRPLIAYGPGTQGQGDQCAPSRMFSEGIHWTSGADIMFNYEEMFVATMVARGFAIVMTDYEGLGTPGVHTYVNRLAQGHALIDAARAAKRLPGTSLDPDGPVAFWGYSQGGGAAASAAELASTYGPELDVVGTYAGSPPADLVALLPFADGSVLVGALGYALNGAIAAYPEAEEKIRATLTPRGAHMLDEVKDQCVGETLMKFAFRHLQPYFNVDIFTAVEEEPFKSLFELQRLGGLKPEGPVLINANRFDPLVPWAPAMQMGRDWCAMGADVEARTNEQPPLFNKLIVNHGLPMLVDGEPAMQWIADRFKGVPTAPNCGRF, from the coding sequence ATGGTGCGGGGATTCGCCGGATCGGTCTGCGTGCTGCTGATCGTGTCGATGGGTATGTCATCGCCGCTCGCACGGGCCGAAGATCCGTTCACACATGAACAGAAGTACACCGCGTTCTACACTCCGCCCGACCCGTTGCCGCCAGGCGAACCCGGGGACCTGATCCGCACCGAGCCGGCCCGCCTGGTGTTGGAACCGTCCGGTCAGCTCGGCGCGATCATGGCGACCGGTACGCGGATCATGTATCGCAGCACCGACAGTCGCGGCAACCCGAACGTGGTCACCGGGATGTACTTCGAACCACACAACGACTGGCCGCACGGCGGTCCACGCCCGCTGATCGCGTACGGTCCGGGCACCCAGGGCCAGGGTGATCAGTGCGCTCCGTCGCGGATGTTCAGCGAGGGCATCCACTGGACCAGTGGGGCGGACATCATGTTCAACTACGAGGAGATGTTCGTGGCGACGATGGTGGCGCGCGGGTTCGCCATCGTCATGACCGACTACGAGGGGCTCGGCACACCCGGGGTGCACACCTATGTGAACCGGTTGGCGCAGGGGCATGCGTTGATCGACGCCGCCCGGGCAGCCAAGCGGTTACCGGGAACATCGCTCGATCCCGATGGGCCGGTGGCGTTCTGGGGTTATTCGCAAGGCGGTGGGGCGGCCGCCTCGGCTGCCGAGCTGGCCTCGACCTACGGACCCGAACTCGACGTGGTCGGCACCTATGCCGGCTCCCCGCCGGCCGACCTGGTCGCACTGCTGCCGTTCGCCGACGGAAGCGTTCTGGTGGGTGCCCTCGGATATGCGCTCAACGGTGCGATCGCCGCGTATCCCGAAGCCGAAGAGAAGATCCGGGCGACATTGACCCCGCGCGGTGCGCACATGCTCGATGAGGTCAAAGACCAGTGTGTCGGTGAGACGTTGATGAAGTTCGCCTTCCGGCACCTGCAGCCGTACTTCAACGTGGACATCTTCACCGCGGTCGAGGAGGAACCCTTCAAGAGCCTGTTCGAACTCCAGCGGCTCGGCGGACTGAAACCCGAGGGGCCGGTGCTGATCAACGCCAACCGGTTCGATCCCCTGGTGCCGTGGGCGCCCGCCATGCAGATGGGCAGGGACTGGTGTGCGATGGGCGCCGACGTCGAGGCCCGCACCAATGAGCAGCCACCGCTGTTCAACAAGCTGATCGTCAATCACGGGCTACCCATGCTGGTGGACGGTGAACCGGCGATGCAGTGGATCGCGGACCGGTTCAAAGGGGTGCCGACCGCACCGAACTGCGGGCGGTTCTAG